A genomic window from Cryobacterium sp. SO2 includes:
- a CDS encoding dihydrofolate reductase family protein yields MRPLRYSINVTLDGCCHHEAGLPPDEESMRYWTAQLERADALLFGRVAYEMMASAWHKPATGTWPDWVQEWQFPFAETINRAKKYVVSSTLSEVDWNTELVQGDLAQAVQQLKQEPGEGLWVGGVTFPLALADLGLIDEYAFLVQPVLAGHGPTLLAGLRERIQLELVDRQQFRSGAVAVRYRPAPVTA; encoded by the coding sequence ATGAGACCACTCCGATACTCGATCAACGTCACGCTCGACGGCTGCTGCCACCACGAAGCAGGACTCCCCCCGGACGAGGAGTCGATGCGCTACTGGACCGCTCAGCTGGAGCGAGCTGATGCACTGCTCTTCGGTCGGGTTGCCTACGAGATGATGGCGTCGGCGTGGCACAAGCCGGCCACGGGCACGTGGCCTGACTGGGTGCAGGAATGGCAGTTCCCGTTCGCCGAAACCATCAACCGGGCGAAGAAGTACGTCGTGTCGAGCACGCTGAGCGAGGTGGATTGGAATACCGAGCTGGTGCAAGGCGATTTGGCACAAGCGGTTCAGCAACTCAAGCAGGAACCAGGCGAGGGCCTGTGGGTCGGTGGCGTAACGTTCCCCCTTGCCTTGGCAGATCTGGGGTTGATCGACGAGTACGCGTTCTTGGTGCAACCGGTCCTTGCCGGACACGGGCCCACGTTGCTTGCCGGTCTGCGTGAACGCATCCAACTCGAACTCGTGGATCGCCAGCAGTTCCGGTCGGGGGCAGTCGCCGTACGATACCGCCCCGCGCCTGTTACGGCTTGA
- a CDS encoding DPP IV N-terminal domain-containing protein — protein MLPGEEWIVYQYGTPCGLSPSDPSTICLVRPDGTGRHPLPTSETGEAVHPDWSPDGSRLTYVIHNEIWVTDVDGGNQKAVASCSQDDCLALDYPAWSPDGSRIAFTRYTGPPLGGGPPSSSAIDIVDVESRAVTTATQTDRLSLVDQARWSPTGDQLVVQLEQFTPDGTETGAAIAIVPTAGGTPTPITNFDLVATYPDWNPRSDSIVFASHDVDTEDEPVQLFTVNADGSGLTPLVFDGAATQRSVQPSWTPDGQQIIFVEWENRATSLINPDGTSLQTLTTFRASHPRLRPLTD, from the coding sequence GTGCTCCCGGGAGAGGAGTGGATCGTCTACCAGTACGGCACTCCCTGCGGCTTGAGCCCGTCAGATCCCAGCACCATCTGTCTCGTCCGACCCGACGGCACCGGCCGCCACCCCTTACCCACATCAGAGACCGGTGAGGCCGTGCACCCCGACTGGTCACCCGATGGGTCCCGGCTGACCTACGTCATCCACAACGAGATCTGGGTCACAGACGTCGACGGCGGAAACCAGAAGGCGGTCGCCTCCTGCAGCCAAGATGATTGCCTGGCCTTGGACTACCCCGCCTGGTCTCCTGACGGATCTCGGATCGCTTTCACCCGGTACACTGGCCCTCCACTTGGCGGCGGCCCACCCAGCAGCTCCGCCATCGACATTGTCGATGTCGAGTCACGTGCGGTAACGACCGCCACGCAAACCGACCGCCTATCCCTTGTCGATCAGGCCCGCTGGTCCCCAACCGGCGACCAACTCGTCGTTCAACTCGAACAGTTCACGCCAGACGGCACCGAAACTGGAGCGGCCATCGCTATCGTTCCGACAGCTGGCGGGACGCCGACCCCGATCACGAACTTCGACCTCGTCGCGACTTACCCCGACTGGAACCCCCGAAGCGACAGCATCGTGTTCGCCTCACACGACGTCGACACAGAAGACGAACCGGTCCAGCTGTTCACCGTTAACGCCGACGGCTCAGGCCTGACACCCCTTGTCTTCGACGGCGCAGCCACGCAACGGTCGGTGCAACCCAGTTGGACACCCGACGGGCAACAAATCATCTTCGTCGAATGGGAAAACCGCGCCACCTCACTCATCAACCCCGACGGGACATCCCTGCAAACGTTGACAACATTCCGGGCCTCCCACCCCCGCCTCAGACCACTGACCGACTAA
- a CDS encoding MFS transporter gives MSPLMDKSTRRVYTARPITLARSIGFGVLDLMGGGWNTIISGLMLYFFTTYGDVSAVQAGTILFIARIVDAVVSLIIGPLTDNFYRTRLGKKFGRRHFFLLIGAPLLLVVFPLLWISHQGFWYYLLVYLAVEMIMAMILIPWETLPTEMTDDYKLRTKLSSTRMFLSATGTFLVFFIPAQIKETNSPHAYLITGLIFSVLFAGAVITTYFTTWERKLTPEFLAELDAQPKVPVGKLVADNLKDFGSTFKNSSFRKHLAIYLFSFTGKDIFATALTFFVVYAVNGSESFGLTLQALSIIGLPTTVLAAFLMIRKGPRYLFAMSYSVIIACLLALGAIYLLQPSSTMMLLVIVGLAYQAGRSVLEFTPWNVFPFIPDVDRIMTRQDRAGIYAAVMTFGRKSTGAVATLLVSWLLGLSGFLKPGSEGGVQLDALCSDSCPLVQSSGTQHMIALVVIVGPLVLIAIAFVISRFMYLDPQTHGVLRAEIDRLEAGGSKDDVTSEARVVVEKLTGHPYESAWPEDTISPTATPVSTGS, from the coding sequence GTGAGCCCCCTCATGGACAAATCGACCCGGCGCGTGTACACGGCCCGACCCATCACGCTCGCCCGGAGCATTGGCTTCGGCGTCCTGGACCTCATGGGCGGCGGCTGGAACACCATCATCAGCGGCCTGATGCTGTACTTCTTCACGACCTACGGGGACGTCAGCGCCGTCCAAGCCGGCACGATCCTCTTCATCGCCCGCATCGTCGACGCGGTCGTCAGCCTCATCATCGGCCCGCTGACCGACAACTTCTATCGGACCCGCCTAGGCAAAAAGTTCGGCCGCCGCCACTTCTTCCTGCTCATCGGCGCACCTTTGCTCCTCGTCGTCTTCCCCCTGCTGTGGATCTCGCACCAGGGCTTCTGGTACTACCTGCTCGTCTACCTGGCCGTCGAGATGATCATGGCGATGATTCTCATCCCGTGGGAGACCCTGCCCACTGAGATGACGGACGACTACAAGCTGCGGACCAAGCTCAGCTCGACCCGCATGTTCCTGTCGGCCACGGGCACCTTCCTCGTCTTCTTCATCCCGGCCCAGATCAAGGAGACGAACAGCCCGCACGCCTACCTCATCACCGGCCTCATTTTCTCCGTGCTGTTCGCCGGCGCCGTCATCACCACGTACTTCACCACCTGGGAGCGCAAGCTCACCCCGGAGTTCCTCGCGGAGCTCGACGCCCAGCCCAAGGTGCCGGTCGGCAAGCTTGTTGCCGACAACCTCAAGGACTTCGGCTCGACGTTCAAGAACTCGAGCTTCCGCAAGCACCTGGCGATCTATCTCTTCTCCTTTACAGGCAAGGACATCTTCGCCACTGCGCTGACGTTCTTCGTCGTGTACGCCGTGAACGGCAGCGAGTCTTTCGGCCTCACCCTCCAGGCGTTGTCCATCATCGGGCTGCCGACCACGGTGCTCGCCGCATTCCTCATGATCCGGAAGGGCCCGCGCTACCTGTTCGCCATGTCCTACTCCGTGATCATCGCCTGCCTGCTCGCCCTCGGCGCGATCTACCTCCTCCAGCCGTCCTCGACGATGATGCTGCTCGTCATCGTCGGCCTCGCCTATCAGGCCGGACGATCCGTTCTTGAGTTCACGCCGTGGAACGTCTTCCCGTTCATCCCCGACGTCGACCGGATCATGACCCGCCAGGACCGCGCCGGAATCTACGCCGCGGTAATGACCTTCGGCCGCAAGTCGACAGGTGCCGTTGCGACCCTCCTCGTCTCGTGGCTCCTGGGCCTGAGTGGCTTCCTCAAGCCCGGCAGCGAGGGCGGCGTGCAGCTCGACGCCTTGTGCAGCGACTCCTGCCCCCTCGTGCAGAGCTCCGGCACCCAGCACATGATCGCACTCGTCGTCATCGTCGGGCCGCTCGTCCTCATCGCTATCGCGTTCGTCATCTCACGGTTCATGTACCTCGACCCGCAGACCCACGGAGTCCTGCGCGCCGAGATCGACCGCCTCGAGGCCGGCGGCTCCAAGGACGACGTCACCTCCGAGGCCCGTGTGGTCGTCGAGAAGTTGACCGGCCACCCGTACGAGTCGGCCTGGCCCGAGGACACGATCTCCCCGACCGCCACGCCCGTCTCCACCGGGAGCTGA
- a CDS encoding DUF4190 domain-containing protein: MTDFPPPVPRDDYVAPASAPAPAYAPATASAVEGVQGTHPTFNKMAIWGFVIACVGLIVFGFLGALAAALSSTGLKAIRRTGERGKGLAIAGICIGIFDFIFYLVGRFFL, from the coding sequence ATGACAGATTTTCCGCCACCCGTGCCGCGAGACGACTACGTCGCTCCTGCGTCTGCGCCCGCACCGGCATACGCACCAGCGACTGCGTCGGCGGTGGAGGGCGTCCAGGGGACACATCCGACGTTTAACAAGATGGCCATCTGGGGGTTCGTCATCGCCTGCGTCGGGCTGATCGTGTTTGGATTCCTCGGAGCCCTGGCCGCGGCACTCTCATCTACTGGTCTCAAGGCCATACGTCGCACCGGTGAGCGTGGCAAGGGCCTCGCGATCGCGGGCATCTGCATTGGCATCTTCGATTTCATTTTCTACCTGGTTGGCCGCTTCTTTCTCTGA
- a CDS encoding sugar porter family MFS transporter, which yields MEIKKEIDSKFIYFFGSFGGILFGYDIGVMTGALPFLQSDWGLDDAAIIGWVTSGVMFGAIFGGAVAGQLSDRFGRRKMILAAAVVFMLGSLLCGLAPEDGVIYLVIARIFLGLAVGAASASVPAYMSELAPARLRGRLSGLNQTMIVSGMLISYILDFLLKDLPEAWAWRVMLATAAVPAVILYLGVLRLPESPRFLVKVGKEDEAAKVLRYIRRPDEVDAELRSIKETAQVEKRAAGNTSLATLFDGKYRYLVIAGVGVAAFQQLQGANAIFYYIPLIVEKATGNSASSALMWPIIQGVILVLGSLLFLVIADKFNRRLLLTVGGTVMGVSFILPAILNTVMEDANPMMIVVFLSIYVAAYSFTWAPLTWVIVGEIFPMAIRGRASGIASSFNWIGSFAVGLLFPIMTALMSQDAVFAIFGAICILGVIFIRTRVPETRGRTLEDIETRSIPTQDAFAAQEWSR from the coding sequence ATGGAAATAAAAAAAGAGATCGACAGTAAGTTCATATACTTCTTCGGATCCTTCGGGGGCATCCTTTTCGGCTACGACATCGGAGTCATGACAGGGGCTCTACCGTTCTTGCAAAGTGACTGGGGCCTTGACGATGCCGCCATCATCGGTTGGGTAACCTCTGGCGTAATGTTCGGCGCCATCTTTGGCGGGGCAGTGGCCGGACAGCTTTCCGATCGATTCGGACGGCGCAAGATGATTCTGGCCGCAGCGGTCGTCTTCATGCTCGGATCACTTCTCTGCGGCCTGGCACCGGAGGATGGTGTCATCTATCTGGTCATCGCCCGAATTTTCTTGGGCCTGGCGGTCGGCGCGGCCTCCGCCTCGGTTCCCGCGTACATGTCCGAGCTTGCACCTGCGCGGCTCCGTGGACGCTTGTCGGGCCTGAACCAGACAATGATTGTCTCCGGCATGCTGATCTCATACATCTTGGATTTCTTGCTGAAGGATCTGCCGGAAGCGTGGGCGTGGCGAGTGATGCTCGCGACGGCTGCGGTGCCGGCTGTGATTCTGTATTTGGGCGTGTTGCGGTTGCCCGAATCGCCCCGGTTCCTAGTGAAAGTCGGCAAGGAAGACGAGGCAGCCAAGGTGCTTCGCTACATTCGCCGCCCCGACGAGGTGGATGCCGAGCTCAGATCGATCAAGGAAACGGCCCAAGTCGAGAAGCGGGCAGCTGGCAACACATCACTGGCGACGTTGTTCGACGGCAAGTACCGGTATCTCGTCATTGCAGGTGTCGGTGTCGCCGCATTCCAGCAGCTCCAAGGTGCCAACGCGATCTTCTATTACATCCCGTTGATCGTGGAAAAGGCCACCGGCAATTCGGCAAGTTCGGCGCTGATGTGGCCGATCATCCAGGGCGTGATCCTGGTGCTCGGCTCATTGCTGTTCCTGGTGATCGCGGACAAGTTCAACCGACGCCTGTTGCTGACCGTGGGTGGCACGGTCATGGGGGTGTCCTTCATTCTGCCCGCGATACTCAATACCGTGATGGAGGACGCGAACCCGATGATGATCGTGGTGTTCTTGAGCATCTACGTGGCGGCCTATTCGTTCACGTGGGCGCCACTCACCTGGGTGATCGTTGGAGAGATCTTCCCGATGGCGATCCGCGGCAGGGCCTCTGGCATCGCATCGTCCTTCAATTGGATCGGATCGTTCGCCGTCGGTCTCTTGTTCCCGATCATGACCGCATTGATGAGCCAGGACGCGGTGTTCGCGATCTTCGGTGCCATCTGCATTCTTGGTGTCATCTTCATCCGGACTCGTGTTCCCGAAACTCGTGGCCGCACGTTGGAGGACATCGAAACCAGAAGTATTCCGACCCAGGATGCTTTCGCTGCTCAGGAGTGGAGCCGGTGA
- a CDS encoding leucine-rich repeat protein — translation MTAATVAGTLIAGSVVLTGGAAHADAAEYEAGGLTFVLDEGSQTALVTGYDRVSPDVVIPDEIVVDGSTSYDVTAIDAYVFVGAGVESVRIGENVTAIGDVAFAENSLETLVLPESVRTIGSWAFDANNISNLSFSDSAIDLGYSVFSGNDLTEAVIPSWMTTIPENIFYGNQIASVTIPDTVTEIAGHAFGANQLTSVDIPGSVVTLGDDAFADNVLSALTLNEGLSFISGWAFKNNNLTSVSIPTSVEVIGEGAFDGNPGLTRVEFAGDAHMTYMVYADDGESVPSLGRATGLTVHYLSQFDGDGGFSSPTWRGYASAVDVIVSFELNGHGEAAAQRIEMATPPVVPAVPVAAGWVFDGWFSDEALLEPFDFSAVVNADVTAYAKWTAEVVVPEEPVAASLTLDLDLVVGEDSAGASVTASGVGLREGSDLTVILRSTPVELVREVIGELGETSATAVLPARLSAGAHTVTLSGVAADGTAMSKIAYFTVNTNGTVTYLSYSAAETISPAEPVSTPAPVSPAEPVSPSEPVSSPEPVSPAEPVSPSEPVSPSEPASPPETVTPSETVSPAVESSSPAADQDQVLARTGFDPAPLGFAALLTLLAGGALILIRRRSVS, via the coding sequence GTGACGGCGGCAACCGTCGCGGGGACACTTATTGCCGGTTCGGTTGTACTGACCGGAGGCGCTGCTCACGCTGATGCTGCCGAGTACGAAGCGGGTGGACTGACCTTTGTGCTCGACGAGGGAAGTCAGACCGCGCTGGTCACGGGTTATGACCGGGTCAGCCCCGATGTCGTCATTCCCGACGAGATCGTGGTGGATGGATCGACGAGCTACGACGTCACGGCCATTGATGCCTATGTTTTTGTTGGCGCGGGTGTCGAGTCGGTCAGGATCGGTGAGAACGTGACCGCTATCGGCGATGTTGCGTTTGCGGAGAATAGCCTCGAAACCCTGGTTCTGCCGGAATCGGTGCGCACAATCGGATCCTGGGCTTTCGATGCCAACAACATCTCAAACCTCAGTTTTTCAGACTCAGCCATCGACCTGGGCTACAGCGTTTTCAGCGGCAATGATTTGACGGAGGCGGTGATTCCGAGCTGGATGACGACCATTCCCGAGAACATCTTCTACGGCAATCAGATCGCTTCCGTGACGATCCCCGACACGGTGACCGAGATCGCCGGCCACGCGTTTGGGGCGAACCAGCTGACCAGCGTTGACATACCCGGGTCGGTTGTCACGCTCGGCGACGATGCCTTCGCGGACAATGTGCTCAGCGCGCTCACCCTGAACGAGGGGCTGAGCTTCATCAGCGGCTGGGCGTTCAAGAACAACAACCTGACCTCGGTGTCGATCCCGACTTCGGTGGAGGTCATCGGCGAGGGTGCCTTCGACGGAAACCCGGGCCTGACCCGGGTGGAGTTCGCCGGTGACGCCCACATGACCTACATGGTGTACGCCGATGACGGCGAGTCGGTGCCGTCGCTCGGCCGTGCGACCGGCCTGACCGTGCACTACCTGTCCCAGTTCGACGGCGACGGCGGATTCAGCTCTCCCACCTGGCGCGGCTATGCGAGCGCGGTGGATGTGATCGTGTCGTTCGAGCTGAACGGTCACGGGGAAGCGGCCGCGCAGCGCATCGAGATGGCGACCCCGCCCGTGGTTCCGGCCGTTCCTGTGGCCGCGGGGTGGGTTTTCGACGGTTGGTTCAGCGATGAAGCCTTACTCGAGCCGTTCGATTTCTCCGCTGTCGTCAACGCTGACGTTACCGCCTACGCGAAGTGGACGGCCGAGGTCGTCGTTCCCGAGGAGCCGGTCGCTGCGAGCCTCACGCTCGACCTGGATTTGGTTGTGGGGGAGGATTCCGCCGGTGCCTCGGTGACCGCGTCGGGTGTGGGCCTGCGTGAGGGATCCGACCTCACCGTGATTCTGCGGTCGACACCGGTTGAATTAGTGCGGGAAGTCATTGGTGAATTGGGAGAGACCAGCGCTACCGCTGTCCTTCCGGCCAGGCTCTCGGCCGGAGCGCACACCGTGACGCTCTCGGGCGTGGCCGCTGATGGCACCGCCATGTCGAAGATCGCCTACTTCACCGTCAACACGAATGGGACCGTGACGTACCTCTCGTACTCAGCAGCGGAGACGATCTCGCCAGCAGAGCCCGTCTCGACACCGGCGCCGGTATCGCCAGCAGAGCCCGTGTCGCCATCCGAGCCTGTTTCGTCACCGGAGCCCGTATCGCCAGCGGAGCCTGTGTCGCCGTCGGAACCTGTCTCGCCGTCGGAACCTGCCTCTCCGCCAGAGACTGTCACGCCATCAGAGACCGTCTCGCCAGCGGTAGAGTCCAGTTCGCCCGCGGCCGACCAGGATCAGGTTCTGGCCCGCACCGGATTCGACCCAGCGCCTCTCGGCTTCGCCGCTCTGCTGACGCTGCTCGCCGGCGGCGCGCTCATCCTGATCCGGCGTCGGAGTGTTTCGTAG
- a CDS encoding glucoamylase family protein codes for MKRIPKFAVMCAALVAGTLIIAPSATAATGTATGPTTGDTRGDNTVLQGYAVDTWASLAAMTDKKTGLPADKLQGDLSEPSDNTSPTNIGGYLWSVVSARDLGIISKQDAFKRMKSTLKTLEKIERHEPSGMFYNWYSPRDGHKLTTWPGSGDPVDPFLSSVDNGWLAASLRIVAEAEPRLARSADALYDSMDFGYFHDLDGGANAVNGAGLNRGGFWVTPPPGCSVPGNYGDDGSELYYTCHHYDTSVSEARIVNYLGIANGQIPAEAYYGTLRTMPDQGCDFAWQEQKPSGETREYLGVPVYEGVYEYRGMKLVPAWGGSMFEALMPDLLVPEADWGTQSWAVNHPASVRAQIEHGLDEAGYGYWGFSPASDPFGEYAEYGVEGVGMSTDGYASDRERTNVDAGYEGCREATNPTPEFGDGVVTPHASFLALAYDKPAVLNNLAGIENDLGAYGPGGFYDAVATQSGTIAERYLSLDQSMIMAAIANELLDDRLKDYFVDDAFEAAVRPLVEAQIFGSSLE; via the coding sequence GTGAAACGAATACCAAAGTTTGCCGTGATGTGCGCCGCGCTAGTGGCGGGAACGCTCATCATCGCGCCGAGCGCCACCGCCGCCACCGGCACAGCGACGGGGCCCACGACGGGGGATACCCGTGGAGACAACACGGTCCTTCAGGGCTATGCCGTCGACACCTGGGCCTCTCTCGCCGCCATGACCGACAAGAAGACCGGGCTCCCCGCGGACAAGCTCCAGGGCGACCTGTCTGAGCCGAGCGACAACACCAGCCCGACCAACATTGGCGGCTACCTGTGGTCGGTCGTCTCGGCGAGGGACCTCGGCATCATCAGCAAGCAGGATGCCTTCAAGCGGATGAAATCCACCCTCAAGACCCTCGAGAAGATCGAGCGGCACGAGCCCAGTGGCATGTTCTACAACTGGTACTCGCCGCGCGACGGTCACAAGCTCACGACCTGGCCGGGCAGTGGCGACCCCGTCGACCCGTTCCTGAGCTCGGTCGACAACGGCTGGCTCGCCGCGTCCTTGCGCATCGTCGCCGAGGCCGAGCCGCGTCTGGCCCGATCGGCCGACGCTCTCTACGACAGCATGGACTTCGGCTACTTCCACGATCTTGACGGCGGTGCGAACGCCGTCAACGGCGCCGGGCTCAATCGCGGCGGCTTCTGGGTGACACCCCCTCCCGGCTGCAGCGTTCCCGGCAACTACGGCGACGATGGCTCTGAGCTCTACTACACCTGCCACCACTACGACACGAGTGTGAGCGAGGCGCGCATCGTGAACTACCTCGGAATCGCCAACGGACAAATTCCCGCCGAGGCCTACTACGGAACCCTGCGCACGATGCCCGATCAGGGCTGCGACTTCGCCTGGCAGGAGCAGAAGCCCAGCGGTGAAACGAGGGAGTACCTCGGTGTGCCCGTCTACGAGGGTGTCTACGAGTACCGCGGAATGAAACTCGTCCCGGCCTGGGGCGGCAGCATGTTCGAGGCGCTGATGCCCGACCTGCTCGTGCCCGAAGCCGACTGGGGGACGCAATCGTGGGCGGTGAACCACCCCGCGAGCGTGCGCGCCCAGATCGAGCACGGTCTCGACGAGGCCGGCTACGGCTACTGGGGCTTCTCCCCGGCGAGCGATCCCTTCGGCGAATACGCGGAGTACGGAGTCGAGGGAGTGGGTATGAGCACCGACGGCTATGCCTCGGACCGGGAGCGAACCAACGTCGATGCCGGCTACGAGGGATGCCGCGAGGCCACTAACCCCACCCCCGAGTTTGGCGACGGCGTTGTGACGCCGCACGCCTCATTCCTCGCCCTTGCCTATGACAAGCCGGCCGTGCTGAACAACCTTGCCGGTATCGAGAACGACCTGGGCGCCTATGGCCCCGGCGGCTTCTACGACGCCGTCGCAACGCAGAGCGGCACCATCGCCGAGCGGTATCTCTCCCTCGACCAGTCGATGATCATGGCCGCGATCGCCAACGAACTGCTCGACGACAGGCTCAAGGACTACTTCGTCGACGACGCGTTCGAGGCGGCCGTGCGTCCGCTCGTCGAAGCGCAGATCTTCGGTTCCAGCCTGGAGTAA
- a CDS encoding NAD(P)H-binding protein yields MSARQTFLVFGATGQTGKHFISLALNDGHHVRVLARNPAKLDSAIPNLEIHQGSITDSPDLDRLVDGADFVVSLLGDRQLQKTQKINTAFVRDLVPAMRRHGVSRFLYQAGGLSAPPNRRLSPALWMIRNTIARGYIGQHEDNEAVMRYLTDEAMDIDWMVHRAGIGSDGPSKGHLERSSRRVSIATFRDCAAHNYRLLSDPTAIHTCDLSSYRK; encoded by the coding sequence GTGAGCGCCAGACAGACCTTCCTCGTGTTCGGCGCAACCGGACAGACCGGCAAGCATTTCATCTCGCTGGCCCTGAACGACGGACACCACGTCAGGGTTCTCGCCCGAAACCCCGCCAAACTCGACAGCGCAATCCCGAACCTTGAGATCCACCAGGGATCGATCACCGACTCCCCTGACCTCGACCGGCTCGTCGACGGCGCCGATTTTGTGGTGTCGCTGCTGGGCGATAGGCAGTTGCAGAAGACACAGAAGATCAACACCGCCTTCGTGCGTGACCTGGTGCCGGCGATGCGACGCCACGGAGTCAGCCGCTTTCTCTACCAGGCGGGCGGACTCAGCGCCCCACCGAACCGGAGGCTGTCACCGGCATTGTGGATGATCAGAAACACCATCGCGCGCGGATACATCGGTCAGCACGAGGACAACGAAGCAGTCATGCGGTATTTGACAGACGAGGCCATGGACATCGACTGGATGGTTCACCGGGCCGGAATCGGGTCGGACGGGCCGTCAAAAGGCCACCTCGAGCGATCCAGTCGCAGGGTGAGTATCGCCACCTTCCGAGACTGCGCAGCCCACAACTACCGGCTCCTCTCCGACCCGACCGCGATTCACACCTGCGACCTCAGCAGCTATCGAAAATAA
- a CDS encoding zinc-binding alcohol dehydrogenase family protein: MREANEALWLLDVRGGFEVRTSTHPTPGAGEVVVRVGAVAVNPVDAITGQFRRLVTPWIRYPTVLGSDVAGEIAAIGDGITRFQVGDRVVGYAAGQERLRNSSAEGGFQRYVTVLERVCAELPDTVTFEQAAVLPLGVSTAAAGLYERDQLALPLPTSSPSPRGEVVLVWGASTSVGSNAVQLARASGYTVIATAGRRNHDFVRSLGAEAVFDYRDHDVDQQIVEAIGRRPLAGTIAIGSGALTHALRIVGRTTGTKRIASAYPDPLTRLRSLLARVRGIRVTSIWGGTPVQSPVGPAIFRDFLPFALSTGQYRPAPDPRIVGTGLEQVPGALAALRAGVSATKLVVTIDPQEITP; the protein is encoded by the coding sequence GTGAGGGAAGCGAACGAAGCGCTCTGGCTGCTCGACGTTCGAGGAGGTTTTGAGGTTCGAACGTCCACCCACCCAACACCGGGGGCGGGTGAGGTCGTCGTGCGAGTCGGGGCGGTAGCAGTGAACCCCGTTGACGCGATCACCGGGCAATTTCGTCGTCTCGTCACTCCATGGATACGGTACCCGACCGTCCTCGGCAGCGACGTGGCCGGTGAGATCGCCGCGATTGGCGACGGAATAACACGATTCCAGGTGGGAGACCGAGTCGTTGGGTATGCGGCCGGGCAAGAGCGGCTGCGCAACAGTTCCGCAGAGGGTGGCTTCCAGCGGTACGTCACGGTGCTCGAGCGCGTCTGTGCCGAGCTGCCCGACACCGTGACGTTCGAGCAGGCAGCGGTTCTGCCACTCGGGGTTTCGACCGCGGCCGCGGGACTGTACGAGAGAGACCAACTCGCCCTGCCGCTCCCGACCTCCTCACCGTCGCCGCGTGGAGAAGTAGTACTCGTGTGGGGCGCCTCCACAAGTGTCGGCAGCAACGCTGTGCAGCTCGCGCGAGCCAGCGGCTACACGGTGATCGCCACAGCCGGTCGCCGAAACCACGACTTCGTGCGGTCCCTGGGCGCGGAAGCGGTCTTCGACTACCGCGACCACGACGTGGATCAGCAGATCGTGGAAGCGATAGGGCGCCGCCCCCTCGCCGGCACGATTGCGATCGGAAGCGGGGCGCTCACCCACGCCCTGCGCATCGTGGGCCGCACCACCGGCACGAAGCGCATCGCGTCTGCCTACCCCGACCCGCTCACCCGCTTGCGGTCGCTCCTCGCACGCGTGCGTGGCATCCGGGTGACGAGCATCTGGGGCGGCACTCCCGTGCAGTCCCCTGTCGGCCCCGCAATCTTCCGGGACTTCCTTCCGTTCGCACTCAGCACCGGACAGTACCGGCCGGCACCCGATCCGAGAATCGTCGGGACCGGACTCGAGCAGGTGCCCGGGGCGCTGGCGGCACTCCGTGCGGGAGTCTCTGCAACCAAGCTCGTCGTCACCATCGACCCCCAGGAGATCACCCCGTGA
- a CDS encoding TetR/AcrR family transcriptional regulator: MRWAPDARGRLQGAAFELFSEQGYSATTVPQITARAGLTTRTFFRYFADKREVIFGGDEIPQRAAQLINEAPDGLEPMEVIRLVLHRVATEQFEGQREQTAAVRAIIHANDSLRDRDARKRDDLVRAARAAFIERGEEPLSATVVAELGILIFQVALDEWAIDEESRSMTGVIDAVMTLLAGVSP, translated from the coding sequence ATGCGATGGGCACCAGACGCACGGGGCCGGCTCCAAGGAGCGGCGTTCGAGCTGTTCTCCGAACAGGGGTACTCGGCGACGACCGTTCCCCAGATCACCGCCCGGGCGGGCCTGACGACGAGAACGTTCTTTCGCTATTTCGCCGACAAGCGAGAAGTGATCTTCGGCGGCGACGAGATCCCGCAACGAGCCGCCCAGCTGATCAACGAGGCCCCCGACGGCCTGGAGCCCATGGAGGTCATCCGACTCGTGTTGCACCGAGTCGCGACCGAACAATTCGAGGGGCAGCGGGAGCAGACTGCGGCGGTGCGCGCAATCATCCACGCGAACGACTCGCTCCGCGACAGGGACGCTCGCAAACGCGACGATCTCGTCCGCGCCGCCCGCGCCGCCTTCATCGAGCGCGGCGAGGAGCCCCTCAGCGCCACAGTCGTCGCGGAGCTGGGCATCCTCATCTTCCAGGTCGCTCTCGACGAATGGGCCATCGATGAAGAATCACGATCGATGACGGGAGTCATCGACGCCGTCATGACCCTGCTTGCTGGTGTTTCTCCCTGA